The DNA sequence CAACAGATTTGAATGGTAATGTGTATATTGCGGGAGTGACACAGTCAGATATTTTTCCGACCTATGATCCTGAAGGATTTGATGACTACTTTCAGGGAACACACGCTGGGGCTATAGATGATGCTTTTATCTTGAAATTTAATAATAGCGGTGTAAGGCAATGGGCTACTTATTACGGAGGGAATGGCAACGATTACGCTTTTTCGTCTGCAACAGATTCATTGGGGAATGTATTTGTGACAGGAGCGACATTGTCAAGAAATTTCCCGACATATAACCCAAGAAATGGGGCTTTCTATCAAGGGAATCTTGGTGGTATATTTACATATCCTGATGTTTTTATCTTAAAATTTGACAAAAATGGTATAAGAAAATGGGCTACTTATTATGGTGGTTCTGCGGGAGAATATGGATACTCAATAACTGTGCATGCTTCAACAGGTATCGTATTTGTCACTGGATATACTGCATCAGAAGATTTTCCGACATATAATCCAGGAATATCCGGCGTTTATTATCAACCAAATATCGCCGGGGGTTCAGATGCTTTTATTTTACAGTTTACTAACATCGGAGTAATAAAGTGGGCTACTTATTACGGTGGAAATTATGGTGAGGTGGGATATGCTATTACAACAGATAAATTTGAAAATGTTTTGCTGACTGGATATACTAATTCAACAGATTTCCCTCTATATAATCCTGGAAACGCGTATATTCAGAATATGCTTAAAGGTAATATTGATGCTTTCATTTCAAAATTCAGCATTAGTGGAGTAAGACAATGGGCTACTTATTATGGAGGGAATAAGACAGATGTAGGTTATTCTATCGTAACTGATGATAATGGAAATATATTTGTAGCTGGAGAAACAAATTCAACTGATTTTCCAGTATATAACCCAGGTGGTGGAGCTTATTTTCAAGATACATTAGGCACTTATCCATCTTTCTCTTACGAAGATGTCTTTATTCTAAAGTTCAATAGTTCTGGACAAAGGATGTGGGCTACTTACTATGGTGGGGAACAAACTGACTGGTCACCATCTATTACAACTGATTTAAATGGGAATGTATATGTAACTGGTGCTACTCAATCTAACATATTACCCACCAGATGTCTTCTTGCTGATTCATATTGCCGAGATAGACCTGCTGCGGGCACTGATATTTTCATTTTGGGATTTAACAATTATGGTGTAAGATTTTGGGCTACATATTTTGGTGGTGCTGTTAATGAAGGGGGTAGTTCTATTACAACTGATTTGCGAGGAAATATATTTGTAACTGGATGGGTTAATAGTACCGCATCTAATTATATTCCTTTCCCAACACGAAATCCTGAAGGAGGTGCTTATTTTCAACCAGATAACAATACTATTGGTTGGGGTAATGATGCTTTCATATTGAAATTTGAAGGTTTGCCAAGAGATTTCGTTGTATCGGTTCAAGATGGGAAAAACGATTTCGCAATCCCAGATAAGTTTGTTTTGTATCAGAACTATCCAAATCCTTTCAATCCTCAAACAGAAATAAAATTTGATTTGCCTGAATCAGGACATGTTAAGATTGAAGTATATAATTTGCTTGGACAAAGAGTAGCAGTTTTATATGATGGGTATATGGAAGCTGGATATAATAAAACTGTTAAGTGGTACACTAAAGAAATGCCAAGTGGAATATACTTTTATAGAGTCACGACAGGTAAATATGTTGAGGTTAAGAAAATGGTTTTGATGAAGTAGAAAAGATTTTTTATCAAACATACAAAATAACAAAACAAACAAAACAACAAAAAAGGAGGCAGAGATATGAAGCGAGGATTAATTTTACTTTTGATATATTTTCTTTTTGTTAGTGTTGCATTTGCACAGACGGTAAAAAAGTGGGATCGTGGAGCTAATACTGATAATTGGAATGATGCTGCGAATTGGAATCCAGATGGTGTTCCTGGTTCAAATGATGAAGTTGTTTTGGATAATACTTATGTTTCTGGTGATTATTCGGTTTATTTACCAGGTGGTAATACCACTGTTCAAATCAGGAAACTTGAAATAAGCCCAGCGTCAGGTAGAAGTATATATTTGACTTTGCCGCACACAAATACAGCTAATCCTGGATTAATGGTTGGTGACAATATATCGGGTAATTATGATATAGTGCTTAAAGACGGTGCTTTTTTGCACAATTTAAGTAGTGCTTCATCTGGTTCTGGGGTTGCTTTAGGAGTTGGTGATTCGTTGCGTATAGAAAATGGAGGCGTTTATGCTCATCAAGCGATCAGAGATCATGAATCTTTGGTAGATGCACTTTCAAGGGCACCTGGGACAGAAAATGGAGTGTTTATGTTTAGTATTGGTGGTTCTGGCACATATGCCGTTGCTTCATCTGGGAAAACATATGGATATTTGTATTTAAGCGGATTACGGACATATACCATCACTGGCAGTTCAAATTTAGTAGTTAGAGGTAACTTTTACATTGGAAGTGATGCTACATTATCAAGCGATATGACAGGAGATTTTGTTTTTAGAGGAAGTCATTGGCTTAATTACGGAACTTTTACAACATCAACTCAAAAGGTTAAGTTTCAGGGCACAGGGGTACAACAAATAACTGGACAAACTACTTTTTATAAACTTGAGATTGATAATCAAAGTGGTGTCACGATATCAGCGGGAATACACGTGACGGATGAGTTGATTTTCACATCAGGTGTGATAGAACCATTTATGCCATTTTTTGGTGGTGTATCACTCAAGGTCAGTGGTGGGATAAGCGGGGCAGGAGCTGGTAAATTTGTAAGGTATATGCCATTAATTATGCCAGTTTCTTCAACTGGTTCAAAGAAATGGGATCTTGGATATGGTAATGATTATTTGCCATTGACGATTAATTTTACAAGTTTAAATGGTTCAGGTGATGTTGAAGTTAGGGTGTATGATAGGACAAGCTTTTTGGGTCCTCAACCAGGAGATGCAGTGGGTGTGGGTAGTAATCTTGTTTTAAATAGATGGTATTATGTTTACAAGTCTTCAGGAATTACGAATTTTACGGGTAATTTTACACTTTCATATACTGATGCTGATGTTTCTGATCAGGGCATAAGTGATGAGAATTCGCTTCGTGTGTTTATGTGGGATGGGACGCAGTGGCAGGAGTTGTCAGTTACGAGCAGAAACACGGTGAATAATACGATAACTGTTTCAAATGTAAATGTGAACACGCCATATGTTCATCTTGTAATATCAGGTACTGGCGATACGCCATTGCCAGTAAGTTTGAAATCATTTGTTGCAAAGGCAGTAGGCAATAGGGTTCAATTGATGATTGAGACGGAGACGGAGGATAGAGGTTTTAGTGGATTTAATGTATATCGCAAGCAGGAGGGTGAAGAGTTTAGGATGGTAGCAACATATGTTAATGATGTTAATTTGAAGGCGAAAGGTGAGGAAGCTTTTGGTGCGAGGTATAAATGGGAGGACAATTCAGTTGAGTCGGGTAAGAGATATTATTACAAGATAGGAGCAGTTGGTTTGTTAGGTGAGAGATTGATTGATAAGGTTGTTGAGATTGTTGCTGGTGAGGTTCCGAGTTCATTTGTGTTGTATCAGAATTATCCGAATCCATTTAATCCGACGACGACGATAGAGTTTGGTATACCTGTGGATTGTGATGTAAAGTTTGAGTTGTTTAATTTGCGAGGGGAGCGGGTTGCTGAGTTGATAAATAAGAGATTGGAGGCTGGTTATTATAGTGTTGAAGTTGATTTTAGCGGGATGCCAAGTGGGATATATTTTTATAGGTTGAGAGCGAATAATTTCGTTAGTGTTAAGAAAATGGTATTGATGAAGTGATAAAATAGTTTCTTGTCCCTCTCTCTACTTTGTGTGGGGAGAGGGATTGTTTGATTTTTTTAATGATAGAGTTTATATTTTAAAGTGAGTTTTGGTTGGAGAGGTGGCCGAGTGGATGAAGGCGCACGCCTGGAGAGCGTGTAGCCCGCCAAAAAGCGGGCTCGTGGGTTCGAATCCCACCCTCTCCGCTTTTCCACTTCCGACAATTTTGTTTATGACCCTAATTATTTTTATATTTCTACCTGAAACAAATTAAAAACAATCTTTTGCTTAATTAAAAGGGTATGCTCATAAAACTTT is a window from the Candidatus Kryptonium sp. genome containing:
- a CDS encoding SBBP repeat-containing protein gives rise to the protein MTRVIHIFLVSVFFSSLLLSSNVGFTPNMGQLADLEGNKVKDVIFYASGKNFKIFVKDGGVSYVIYKIEGKSEGELKFRFKDANNPDRAKLDYARIDIDFVDATKIWNDIEFIKPISGYTNYYYAHCPEGILFVPTYEEVKIKGIYPGIDWIWKYVDGVVHHEFVVKSGFDIGQIKFKVKYADVEVVDGKEIYLKTPIGEIKDGELFAYEISSGAKVDLRYKIEGEEVKFEAKEKINGSIVIDPPLSLIWSTYYGGNWRDDGNSITTDLNGNVYIAGVTQSDIFPTYDPEGFDDYFQGTHAGAIDDAFILKFNNSGVRQWATYYGGNGNDYAFSSATDSLGNVFVTGATLSRNFPTYNPRNGAFYQGNLGGIFTYPDVFILKFDKNGIRKWATYYGGSAGEYGYSITVHASTGIVFVTGYTASEDFPTYNPGISGVYYQPNIAGGSDAFILQFTNIGVIKWATYYGGNYGEVGYAITTDKFENVLLTGYTNSTDFPLYNPGNAYIQNMLKGNIDAFISKFSISGVRQWATYYGGNKTDVGYSIVTDDNGNIFVAGETNSTDFPVYNPGGGAYFQDTLGTYPSFSYEDVFILKFNSSGQRMWATYYGGEQTDWSPSITTDLNGNVYVTGATQSNILPTRCLLADSYCRDRPAAGTDIFILGFNNYGVRFWATYFGGAVNEGGSSITTDLRGNIFVTGWVNSTASNYIPFPTRNPEGGAYFQPDNNTIGWGNDAFILKFEGLPRDFVVSVQDGKNDFAIPDKFVLYQNYPNPFNPQTEIKFDLPESGHVKIEVYNLLGQRVAVLYDGYMEAGYNKTVKWYTKEMPSGIYFYRVTTGKYVEVKKMVLMK
- a CDS encoding T9SS type A sorting domain-containing protein → MKRGLILLLIYFLFVSVAFAQTVKKWDRGANTDNWNDAANWNPDGVPGSNDEVVLDNTYVSGDYSVYLPGGNTTVQIRKLEISPASGRSIYLTLPHTNTANPGLMVGDNISGNYDIVLKDGAFLHNLSSASSGSGVALGVGDSLRIENGGVYAHQAIRDHESLVDALSRAPGTENGVFMFSIGGSGTYAVASSGKTYGYLYLSGLRTYTITGSSNLVVRGNFYIGSDATLSSDMTGDFVFRGSHWLNYGTFTTSTQKVKFQGTGVQQITGQTTFYKLEIDNQSGVTISAGIHVTDELIFTSGVIEPFMPFFGGVSLKVSGGISGAGAGKFVRYMPLIMPVSSTGSKKWDLGYGNDYLPLTINFTSLNGSGDVEVRVYDRTSFLGPQPGDAVGVGSNLVLNRWYYVYKSSGITNFTGNFTLSYTDADVSDQGISDENSLRVFMWDGTQWQELSVTSRNTVNNTITVSNVNVNTPYVHLVISGTGDTPLPVSLKSFVAKAVGNRVQLMIETETEDRGFSGFNVYRKQEGEEFRMVATYVNDVNLKAKGEEAFGARYKWEDNSVESGKRYYYKIGAVGLLGERLIDKVVEIVAGEVPSSFVLYQNYPNPFNPTTTIEFGIPVDCDVKFELFNLRGERVAELINKRLEAGYYSVEVDFSGMPSGIYFYRLRANNFVSVKKMVLMK